The window GTGAGCGTGTTCTCCTGAAGGTTCTTGAGGCCCTGTAACACCGCGCCGAGCTGCTCAGCGGGAAGGTCGCCCCGGCCCTTGCGGGCGTCGGTGATGGCGCGCAGCAGCCGTGACCTGTTCGTCGCCTCCGATCGCGGCACCAGGACGACCAGGCCGTGCTCGATGGCGGACCACAACTCGGCCTGGCGCAGGTCATCTGCGATCAGCACCAGTCGGGCCTTGGTCTCGGTGAGCAGCGTGTGCAGGCCGGCCTCTGGCACGGCGATGATCACATCGGCCTGGCTCGTGTCGTCGACGATCTCGAGCCCTGAGACGTGGCTGAGCATCGCGATCAACCCCGAGGCGACGAGTGGGTCGCTCGCCTGAACAGACAGGCGAACTGCCGCGCGGCGGGCTTGGGAGGTCGTAGCTGAGCGGCGCGAGTCACTCGGCCAGGCGGTGTGGGGAGTCATGCGATTAGAGAACCCCGTGGTGGGCTAAATCACCAAGGCTTCTGGGGCGGCAGCCTTTGGTAGGCGGAAAGCTGCCGGTGCCATTGGGCCTGGTTTCGACCACCTCCGCGGGGCGCTCGGCCCGCTTGTCACGACGGTGTCCGAGCGGGTCCGTTGGTCACGGCGGTGGCTTCGCCGCTTGGGGGAGTGTTTTCCCAGGAAGGAGTGGGTACGGGGCGGTACGTCGGCCAGGTCGTCCAGATCCGATCGAGGGGTGTCCGGAGCCTGCGGCGCACTCAGTCGGACACATCGTAGGGGAGCGATTAGGAAGACCTAGGATTCTTTTAATTATGACTTAATGCCTTTTTGTCTAATTCTGCGCTCTGTTATTGCGGCGGCGCATGTTCGGGTGAGGGAATGGGCACGTGATAGCCGGGAGGATGGTCGAAAAGTGTGCGCGTTCGCCCTCGAATGCGAGTTCGTTCGGGCAACGTCGACCTCCGGTTGGCGGCTTGCTGATCGCCCGAAAGGGTTAGCAGTCCGAGAGTCTGCCCAGATCAGGGCGTTGTGAGCGGTGGATGAGTGCGATTTGCGGCCATCTGGGGCGGTTGTGAGGATGTTTTTCCTCATTGGATTCCACCGGTTCAATACCCGCCGTGACCGATTTGTCAGACTCCACTTCCAATCCGTCGTTCGGCCAAGCCCTGTTGCGCTACCGGACCACACTGGGGCTGTCGCAGGCGGAGTTGGCCCGGTTGTCGGGATTGAGTGTGCGCGCGTTGCGTGAGCTCGAGCGCGGCCGGGCGGCCGCGGCGCAGGAGCGTTCGGCCGCACTGCTGGCGTCGGCTCTGGGGCTCGAGGGCGATGAGCGGGAGTCGTTCGTGTTGCTGGCGAAGGAGGGGAGGCGCCGGTCGGCGCGTTCTGGCAACCGGACGATGTTGTACGCGTTGCCCACCGTGCCGGGTCTGGTCGGACGAGAACCTGAGCTTGAGCGGCTCTCCAGGGAAGCCAAGACCGGTGGCGTTGTCGTGGTGGCCGGGCCGCCTGGAGTCGGTAAGACCGTGCTTGCGGTGGCGGCCGCGGACCGGCTGGCGGCGCAGTTCCCGGACGGCTGCCTCGCACTCGACTTGCGGGGCGTCGACGACCGGCCGATGAAGCCGGGCGTCGCTTTGGAACGGATGTTGACCGCGCTCGGCGTGCCGCCGAGCCGGATCCCGGCGGGGGATGGCGAGCGTGGCTCGTTGTACCGGACGCTGCTCCGCGACCGGCGGGTGTTGGTCGTGCTCGACAACGCCGCCGACGAGGCTCAGGTCCGGCCGCTGCTGGCCAGCGGCGAGCGCGGTCTGACGATCGTGACCTGCCGCCGCGTGCTGGCGGGCCTGGAGGCGGCGCGATGGCTGATGCTGCACGTGTTGCCTGCGGAGAGCGCGATCGACCTGCTCACGTCCATCGTGGGTGAGGATCTTGTGCGGAACGAGCCGGAGGCGGCCAACGAGGTTGTCGCGTTGTGCGGCAGCCTGCCGCTCGCGGTGCGGATCGTGGGCAATCGGCTGGCGGCACGCAGGGGGTGGTCGCTGGCGCATCTGGTGCGGCAGCTGCGGGACGAGCGGATGCGGCTTGATTCGCTGTCGGCGGGTGATTTGCAGCTGCGTTCCGCGTTCGAGGTGTCGTTGCGGCGGCTGTCGCCTATGGCGCAGGTCGTATTCCGCCGCCTCGCGCTCATCCCCGGTGCGCACTTCGACCACGACATGGCCGCGGTGTCCGTCGGGGTGGCCGTGGACAAGATCGATCTGTACCTGGACGAGCTGGTGGAGGCGTCCTTGCTCAATGTCACGTCGGCGTCGAGGCACTTGCAGTTCCACGACCTGCTCCGCCTGTTCGCGCGCGAGTGTCTCGCCAAGGACGAGCCTGAGCAGACCCGGAACCGCCTGCGCGACGCCCTCTACACGCATGTGCTCTGGAAGGCGTCCGCGGCAGGCCGGTTGGTCTACCCGGATGTGTCGTCGGTGCACCCGGACGGTCCATTCCTGTCACAGGCCGAGGCCAAGGAGTGGCTCGACAGCGAGGCGACGAACTGGCTGGCCGCGCAACGTGAGGTCGCCGCGCTCGGCAGGTACCGCGAGGCACTCGACTTCGCCTTGGCGATGCACCGCCATGTGCACGGCCGCGAACTGGAGTATCGCTGGGACGAGGTCTTCGAGATCGGTGTGCGAGCCGCGCGAGAGCTGGGCGACCAGGTCGCGGAGGTCGAGATGCTGACACAGCTCGCCTGGGCGCAGCTCCAGTGCCTCGACGACGGCCACTCCGCGCTCGCGTCGACCCGCGGGGCGCTGTCGCTCGCCCACCAGATCGGCTATCAACGGGGGATCATGGTCGCGCACGCGTGCGCCGGGACGGTGCTGCTCAGTCTTGGCTGTCCGGAAGAAGGCATGAAGCACAACGTACGAGCCTACGAGATGTCGATGGAATACGACTTCTTCGACGTCAGGTTCTCGATGGCGACCGCGTTGGCGACCGCGCTGCAGGTGGGCCGTCGGTTCGAGGAGGCCCTGGACGTGTACCGCACATTGCTGTCGGAGGCCGAGAGCCTGCTCGCCGACACGAACCGGGAAATGATCGT is drawn from Actinokineospora alba and contains these coding sequences:
- a CDS encoding helix-turn-helix transcriptional regulator, whose protein sequence is MLSHVSGLEIVDDTSQADVIIAVPEAGLHTLLTETKARLVLIADDLRQAELWSAIEHGLVVLVPRSEATNRSRLLRAITDARKGRGDLPAEQLGAVLQGLKNLQENTLTPRDLTLSGLSQRETEVIRLLADGLDTAEIAERLIYSERTVKNVLHNMLSRLNLRNRAHAVGYALRQGLI
- a CDS encoding helix-turn-helix domain-containing protein yields the protein MTDLSDSTSNPSFGQALLRYRTTLGLSQAELARLSGLSVRALRELERGRAAAAQERSAALLASALGLEGDERESFVLLAKEGRRRSARSGNRTMLYALPTVPGLVGREPELERLSREAKTGGVVVVAGPPGVGKTVLAVAAADRLAAQFPDGCLALDLRGVDDRPMKPGVALERMLTALGVPPSRIPAGDGERGSLYRTLLRDRRVLVVLDNAADEAQVRPLLASGERGLTIVTCRRVLAGLEAARWLMLHVLPAESAIDLLTSIVGEDLVRNEPEAANEVVALCGSLPLAVRIVGNRLAARRGWSLAHLVRQLRDERMRLDSLSAGDLQLRSAFEVSLRRLSPMAQVVFRRLALIPGAHFDHDMAAVSVGVAVDKIDLYLDELVEASLLNVTSASRHLQFHDLLRLFARECLAKDEPEQTRNRLRDALYTHVLWKASAAGRLVYPDVSSVHPDGPFLSQAEAKEWLDSEATNWLAAQREVAALGRYREALDFALAMHRHVHGRELEYRWDEVFEIGVRAARELGDQVAEVEMLTQLAWAQLQCLDDGHSALASTRGALSLAHQIGYQRGIMVAHACAGTVLLSLGCPEEGMKHNVRAYEMSMEYDFFDVRFSMATALATALQVGRRFEEALDVYRTLLSEAESLLADTNREMIVKVILMLHTNMGDCFVGLERWAQAAHHYHEAASLVIGSEPGDRSEAELALCEGIAWRKAGEHQRARTRLSLALDLLVGPAHHDDRARAEAELALLPD